In Populus nigra chromosome 10, ddPopNigr1.1, whole genome shotgun sequence, the following proteins share a genomic window:
- the LOC133704175 gene encoding transcription factor bHLH49-like isoform X1, giving the protein MDMSDKDKFELEESNDNPINYRSPGVMSLDRRFNSTSIPNSSLGLVPTDNQMSVCRRDLAEAGVASCSSASVIDSFGPAMWEHPTNSQNLVFCDINVQNIASSSNTAGIGKGFPASLRNGIDRTLEMGWNPPNPMLKGGNFLPNASGMLPQSLSQFPADSAFIERAARFSCFNSGNFSDMGSPFGVPESMGLFSRGGGMMQGPGEVFMGSGMKSVSGGRAPKNVMNAVEASKDVSMSVNHMATEGSPLKNETKSESRARSRDEAKQGMGGSGNDSDEAEFSGGGGQDEPSMLEGNCRELSAKSLGSNKRKRNGQDAELDQAKGTPQSAEPAKGSPETQQKGDQKPTSTTSKDAGKQGKQGSLGSDQPKEEYIHVRARRGQATNSHSLAERVRREKISERMKFLQDLVPGCSKVTGKAVMLDEIINYVQSLQRQVEFLSMKLATVNPRLDLNIEGLLAKDVFDPKILQLHAVPPSSLAFSLEMPMAYPPSHPSQPGLIPTAFPGMDNHSDIIRRTINSQLTPMTAGFKEPAQLPNVWDDELRNVVQMSYGTSASHDSQDVNKPLPPGHLKVEL; this is encoded by the exons ATGGATATGAGTGACAAGGATAAATTTGAGTTAGAAGAGAGCAATGATAATCCTATCAACTACCGTTCACCTGGTGTTATGTCCTTAGACCGGCGATTTAACAGTACAAGTATCCCAAATTCATCTCTGGGTTTGGTCCCCACTGATAATCAGATGTCAGTTTGTAGAAGAGATCTAGCAGAAGCAGGTGTTGCTTCTTGCTCTTCTGCTTCTGTGATAGATTCATTTGGACCAGCCATGTGGGAACATCCCACCAATTCACAGAACTTGGTTTTTTGTGATATTAATGTTCAGAATATTGCAAGCAGTTCAAACACGGCAGGGATTGGAAAAGGATTCCCTGCTTCATTGAGAAATGGTATTGATAGAACACTAGAAATGGGATGGAATCCACCTAATCCAATGCTGAAAGGTGGAAATTTCTTGCCAAATGCCTCTGGGATGCTCCCACAAAGCTTATCACAGTTTCCTGCTGATTCTGCATTCATTGAGCGCGCTGCCAGGTTTTCGTGCTTCAATAGTGGGAATTTTAGTGATATGGGGAGCCCTTTTGGAGTTCCTGAGTCTATGGGTCTTTTCTCGAGGGGCGGGGGGATGATGCAGGGACCAGGAGAGGTGTTCATGGGCAGTGGGATGAAATCAGTATCTGGGGGACGAGCTCCTAAGAATGTTATGAATGCCGTTGAAGCTTCCAAAGATGTTTCTATGTCTGTTAACCATATGGCTACGGAAGGGAGCCCTCTCAAGAATGAGACAAAAAGTGAGAGCCGCGCGCGATCTCGTGATGAAGCAAAACAAGGTATGGGTGGGTCTGGTAATGACTCTGATGAAGCTGAATtcagtggtggtggtggtcaaGATGAACCGTCAATGTTGGAGGGCAACTGTAGGGAACTTTCAGCTAAGAGCCTTGGctcaaacaaaagaaagaggaacGGACAG GATGCTGAGCTTGATCAGGCCAAGGGAACCCCTCAATCTGCTGAACCTGCGAAGGGTAGCCCTGAAACTCAACAGAAAGGAGACCAAAAACCAACTTCAACTACCAGCAAGGATGCTGGTAAACAAGGTAAGCAGGGATCTCTTGGTTCAGATCAACCAAAAGAAGAATATATTCATGTCAGAGCTCGAAGAGGCCAGGCAACAAACAGCCATAGTCTTGCAGAAAGA GTGAGAAGGGAAAAGATCAGTGAAAGGATGAAGTTTCTACAGGACCTTGTACCTGGTTGCAGCAAG GTCACAGGGAAGGCAGTGATGCTAGATGAAATCATTAACTATGTGCAATCACTGCAGCGGCAGGTTGAG TTTCTATCAATGAAACTTGCAACAGTGAATCCGAGGCTGGATTTGAACATAGAAGGACTCCTTGCAAAAGATGTGTTTGATCCCAAG ATTCTTCAGTTGCATGCTGTTCCTCCATCCTCTCTGGCATTTTCCTTGGAGATGCCTATGGCTTATCCCCCATCACATCCATCTCAACCAGGACTTATTCCCACAGCTTTTCCTGGAATGGACAATCACTCTGACATAATACGTAGAACCATTAATTCCCAATTGACACCCATGACTGCAGGATTCAAGGAACCTGCTCAG
- the LOC133704175 gene encoding transcription factor bHLH49-like isoform X2, producing MDMSDKDKFELEESNDNPINYRSPGVMSLDRRFNSTSIPNSSLGLVPTDNQMSVCRRDLAEAGVASCSSASVIDSFGPAMWEHPTNSQNLVFCDINVQNIASSSNTAGIGKGFPASLRNGIDRTLEMGWNPPNPMLKGGNFLPNASGMLPQSLSQFPADSAFIERAARFSCFNSGNFSDMGSPFGVPESMGLFSRGGGMMQGPGEVFMGSGMKSVSGGRAPKNVMNAVEASKDVSMSVNHMATEGSPLKNETKSESRARSRDEAKQGMGGSGNDSDEAEFSGGGGQDEPSMLEGNCRELSAKSLGSNKRKRNGQDAELDQAKGTPQSAEPAKGSPETQQKGDQKPTSTTSKDAGKQGKQGSLGSDQPKEEYIHVRARRGQATNSHSLAERVRREKISERMKFLQDLVPGCSKVTGKAVMLDEIINYVQSLQRQVEFLSMKLATVNPRLDLNIEGLLAKDVFDPKILQLHAVPPSSLAFSLEMPMAYPPSHPSQPGLIPTAFPGMDNHSDIIRRTINSQLTPMTAGFKEPAQLPNVWDDELRNVVQMSYGTSASHDSQDSHCHQAI from the exons ATGGATATGAGTGACAAGGATAAATTTGAGTTAGAAGAGAGCAATGATAATCCTATCAACTACCGTTCACCTGGTGTTATGTCCTTAGACCGGCGATTTAACAGTACAAGTATCCCAAATTCATCTCTGGGTTTGGTCCCCACTGATAATCAGATGTCAGTTTGTAGAAGAGATCTAGCAGAAGCAGGTGTTGCTTCTTGCTCTTCTGCTTCTGTGATAGATTCATTTGGACCAGCCATGTGGGAACATCCCACCAATTCACAGAACTTGGTTTTTTGTGATATTAATGTTCAGAATATTGCAAGCAGTTCAAACACGGCAGGGATTGGAAAAGGATTCCCTGCTTCATTGAGAAATGGTATTGATAGAACACTAGAAATGGGATGGAATCCACCTAATCCAATGCTGAAAGGTGGAAATTTCTTGCCAAATGCCTCTGGGATGCTCCCACAAAGCTTATCACAGTTTCCTGCTGATTCTGCATTCATTGAGCGCGCTGCCAGGTTTTCGTGCTTCAATAGTGGGAATTTTAGTGATATGGGGAGCCCTTTTGGAGTTCCTGAGTCTATGGGTCTTTTCTCGAGGGGCGGGGGGATGATGCAGGGACCAGGAGAGGTGTTCATGGGCAGTGGGATGAAATCAGTATCTGGGGGACGAGCTCCTAAGAATGTTATGAATGCCGTTGAAGCTTCCAAAGATGTTTCTATGTCTGTTAACCATATGGCTACGGAAGGGAGCCCTCTCAAGAATGAGACAAAAAGTGAGAGCCGCGCGCGATCTCGTGATGAAGCAAAACAAGGTATGGGTGGGTCTGGTAATGACTCTGATGAAGCTGAATtcagtggtggtggtggtcaaGATGAACCGTCAATGTTGGAGGGCAACTGTAGGGAACTTTCAGCTAAGAGCCTTGGctcaaacaaaagaaagaggaacGGACAG GATGCTGAGCTTGATCAGGCCAAGGGAACCCCTCAATCTGCTGAACCTGCGAAGGGTAGCCCTGAAACTCAACAGAAAGGAGACCAAAAACCAACTTCAACTACCAGCAAGGATGCTGGTAAACAAGGTAAGCAGGGATCTCTTGGTTCAGATCAACCAAAAGAAGAATATATTCATGTCAGAGCTCGAAGAGGCCAGGCAACAAACAGCCATAGTCTTGCAGAAAGA GTGAGAAGGGAAAAGATCAGTGAAAGGATGAAGTTTCTACAGGACCTTGTACCTGGTTGCAGCAAG GTCACAGGGAAGGCAGTGATGCTAGATGAAATCATTAACTATGTGCAATCACTGCAGCGGCAGGTTGAG TTTCTATCAATGAAACTTGCAACAGTGAATCCGAGGCTGGATTTGAACATAGAAGGACTCCTTGCAAAAGATGTGTTTGATCCCAAG ATTCTTCAGTTGCATGCTGTTCCTCCATCCTCTCTGGCATTTTCCTTGGAGATGCCTATGGCTTATCCCCCATCACATCCATCTCAACCAGGACTTATTCCCACAGCTTTTCCTGGAATGGACAATCACTCTGACATAATACGTAGAACCATTAATTCCCAATTGACACCCATGACTGCAGGATTCAAGGAACCTGCTCAG